A stretch of DNA from Acinetobacter sp. C26M:
GTCATAATGAATGATATCGCCAAAATTGGTGGTCACCGTTTGCTCAGCTGCATTAATCTCCACCGCTTTGGTGTTGAGTCTTAAATCAATACCGTGCGCGTCTGCAAAATCAAAACGAGCCAGTGATAAGTCTTTTGCTGTTTTACCAGAGAAGTATTCCGTCAAATGTACGCGGTCATAGGCAATACGTGGTTCTTCTGCAAGAATGGTAATTTCTAATTCATCATCAGCTTTCTCTAAGATGGCTTCGATGAATTTATGCCCCACCATACCGTGACCAATCATCACTAATTTCATTGTGTTTCTCCTAAAATCGAATCTTTGATTAAGCTGCGCTGCTTTGTTCTGAGCTACGTTCCAACATGGCTTGTTCAAACAGCTGTTGTTCTTTTTGTTTATGCTCTACCGAGAATCGGATCAGCATCACCGAGCTTGCAGCAATCACCACCAAGCCGCCTAAAACCATTAAACAAGTTTGAAAATCGACCATTCCTTTCAGCAAGAATCCTGCTGCGACTGCACCGACATTGCCGCCTGCACCAATAATGCCAGCCACACCACCAAGCGCTTCACGGTCAATAAAAGGAACCAAGGCATAAGTCGCACCACATGCCATATGGGTAAACAATGCGAAGATGGTCATACTAAGGATTGCGAATACCGCGCTGTTCATATGCGCGAATAACATCAGGAATAGACCTTCACCCAAGATCAACAGAAACAAGATTTTAGTGCGGCCATCCAAGCCTTTTTTCAGTGCGACTTTGTCTGAAACAATACCGCCAAGCGCACGAGCAAACAGTGCCAGCAAACCAAAAACACCAGCTGCCAGTCCTGCTTCTTTTAAACCAAAATTAAAGTGCTCAACGTAGTACATCGCGATGATGTTATGCATGAAGATTTCAATGCCGAAACATGCCGCATAAGAGCAGAATAGAATCCAGACACGATAGTTGCGTGCTGCATGCATTAAGATTGCCAAGCCACCCTTTTTATCACTGCCAACCACGATGCCTTGTGCACGAAGTTCTTTGAAATCACCTTGTGGGCAGTCTTGAGTCAACTTCCAATAAAGCACACCAACAATCAGCATCATCACACCAGGAACAAGCAATGCAATTCTCCACCCCATAGCTTGTTCAACACCGAACATCACCAAGGCAGACAACAGTAAAGGCATCAAAGCTTGTGTTGCACCGCCACCTGCATTCCCCCAACCCGCTGAAGCGGCATTGGCGGTACCAACAACATTTGGCGCAAACATAATGCTGGTATGGTATTGCGTAATCACAAAGCTGGCGCCAATTGCACCAATCAACAAGCGGAAGAACAGGAAGGATTCATAACTATTTGCAGCAGCAACACCAAATACAGGAATGCTGCCCAGCAATAACAATGCAGTATAAGTTTTACGTGGACCGTATTTGTCGCACAATGGACCAACCATTAATCGGACCAAAATGGTGATTGCCACTGCAGCAATATTGATATTGGCGATCTGATCTTTGGTGAGATGGAACTCGCCTGCGATCACTGGCATTAACGGTGCACAAGCAAACCAAGCAAAGAAGCAAACGAAGAAAGCAAGCCAGCTCATGTGGAATGCCCGCATCGCTGGTGCGGAAAAGTTGAATAACTTAATTGATGTGGCTTTTTTCGCCGATAAATCTAAAGACATTGCCATCTCCCATACTGAACGTATCTTGTGTTGTTAATACATCACGCTGTATCAACAAACCGATCAGATCGGACATCGTTGGCCGTCTTACAATTTTGCAAGTCATCTTTGACTCAATGAATAGTTAGCAAATGCTGTGCCAAGTTCCCAACACAACCACACCAATAAAACATTAGTCATTGTTTTATATTTATTTTATTAAATTATCCTTTGTTTTTAATGAATACCAATTCGGTTGAAGAGAGCAAGTTCAGTACAACGACCTGTTTTAAAGCATAATTCGCACTGCTTCAAAACAACTCTTTTTACGCACTTAAAAAGTGCATCTTTCATTCTGGAGGATATAATTCAAATTTTTCATTTCTTCTACTTGGTCACAGCGATACAATAAAGCGCATAAACAATACGCCCTATGGAGCGATTGCACCGAATAAGAAATCAAAATAGCTTCACTGGCACTAATTTTGCTTCAAAAACAATACGCACAGCACTTTATATCTGTGCATAACCCCATCGTTTGACCTAAATACTATGCCGAAACTCAAGATCGCACTTATTGATGACGACCAGGCTCGGGCTGAATACATAAAAACCTGTTTGATTGAACATGACTTTGATGTAGTGGCTTGTTTTACCCTCGATCATCTCAATATTTTTAAACTCGAACATCTTCAAGCCGATGTGATTCTGCTTGATATGGATCATCCACATCGCGATGTGATCGAAAGTTGTGTCAGCAACTTTGATCTACCTACGGTACTTTTTACCAAGAACACCGATAAAGATATGATTAAACAAGCCATTGATGCAGGGATTACCGCCTATATCGTGGATGGTATAGACCCAAGCCGCCTACACACTATTTTAGATATTTCGATTGAGCAGTATAAAAAGCATAAAAAACTCGAATGTGACCTAAAAGATGCCAAGACTAAACTTGCAGATCGTAAAGACGTCGAAAAAGCCAAAGTGTTGCTGATGCAACTACATGGCTTAACCGAAGATACCGCGTTTCAATTACTCAGAAAAAATGCCATGAGCCATCGCATGACCATTGGAGAAATGGCACGGCGCCTACTCGATGCCCAACAACTTTTAAATAATCAGCTAAAGGATGAATAGATGAGCCATTTAGTCGAATTAGCAAAAGTAGAGAAAACCGAATTACAACTGGGCTATATTCCTTTACTTGATTGTGTCGCATTACTCTGGGCAAAACAGCGTGGTTTTTTTGAAGAAGTCGGTTTAAATGTCAATTTAGTCAAGGAAGCATCTTGGGCCAGCTTACGTGATCGTTTAGCTTTTGGCTTACTCGATGCTGCACATTGCCTATCTGCGATGCTCCCAGCAGCAGCGGTCGGAACGGATCAAATTGGCATTCCACTACAAACCCCTCTCGTGCTGAGCGAAAATCGAGCCTTTATTAGCTTAAGCCAAAAGCTCTGCTATGCACTTGATATTCAAAAACATGACAGCGCAGAAAGTTCAGCACAGAAGCTGACAGATTATATCCACCAACATCAAAACGTCTCTTTGGCGCATGTGTTTCAACATTCAATTCATCACTATTGCTTAAGAGAATGGCTCGCTTTGGCTGACCCTAGACTGGCGCAAACTATTCAAATGAAAACGCTACCGCCACCTTATATGGTTGAAGCGATTAGTAACCATCTCATAGATGGGTTTTGTGTCGGAGAACCTTGGAATACTCAAGCCGAGTTACAAGGCCTAAGCCGAATTGTCTGTTCAAGTCAGCACATTATCCCGAATGTTGCCGACAAAGTCTTAGCCGTTACACAGGAATGGGCGCAACAACATCCCCACAGCTTGATTGCCTTAACCAGCGCCATTCTCAAAGCGCAACAAGAATTACGTCAACTCGAAGATTTTGCACCTGTATGGCAACTTCTGATTGAATTTGATGTGATTCAATTCCATTGTTCACCAGATGTTCATGTTGAAAAGTACTACACCATCCAGAATATCATTCGTAATTTTGTACAGAACAGTGCTGAACCGAAAGCCCAAGACTTTGAATGGCTATTTCAACAAATGCATAAATGGAATACTGTAGAATTCGAACAAGACACCTATCTGATTCAAGCACAGAATTGCCTATTGCTTGAAGTGCATAAAGCTGCTGCGAATAAACTATAAAAAGGATAAAAAAAAAGCTGTCTTTAAATATCAAGACAGCTTTTGAAAGACCCAAAAGGGATTACGCCAATCAAAAGTAACCCCTTAAGTAGTCACTATCATATTGAAAGCAGAGATATCTTTTTCGGACATTTTTATGTCATTAACTGCCATCTAGAATGCGCTTTTTTATCATTTCTGCCAACTGAATAAGCAATAGCAATGTTCAATCTATAATCATCTTGCATCGTAATAACCAAGTGCTTTGCAATGTCACTAAATAAGTAAGCTTCATCACAACACATTCAATATTCATATTTTAGCAACTGAGAGTTTAACATCTTCATAAATAATAATTTAAATACATAAAAACAATATGTTAGTATTAAACCAACATCCTGTTAGATCTCATATAAATATACATTCGTTAGTTCTTTTCTAAGGATTTAAGTCGCTCTAAAATACGAAAATCCAAGCAGATTGACTGCAGAGTTACACAAATCCCATGAACGAAATGGGGTAATTCAGTTTAGAATGTTTAAAAATAAAATTACGCTAAATTTTGTCATATTTTAACATTGCCAATTCCTTGCAAAGTTTTCATTATATGCACCATGCTTGGTATGCAAATTTCTTCATCGATTAAAACAAATTATAAAAAAATTGTAGAATTTTGTGCCATAATAAGCAAACTTTGCAGACATCTTGCAAAAAACTTTTGCAAATTTAGAATTGGAGCAGGCTGAATGAGCTCAACCATTTTGGTAATTCATGGACCGAATTTGAACTTGCTAGGAAAACGCGAACCAGAGGTATATGGTTATCTCACTTTGGATGATATTAACCAGCAACTCACTGCTCAAGCTAAACAAGCATCTCTTACACTAGATTCTTTTCAGAGCAACTGGGAAGGTGCGATTGTCGATCGTATCCATCAAGCACAAAACGAGGGTGTGAAATTCATCATTATCAACCCTGCTGCCTTGACCCATACTTCAGTTGCTTTACGCGATGCCTTACTGGGTGTTGCCATCCCATTTATTGAGGTTCATTTGTCAAATGTTCACGCTCGTGAATCATTCCGTCATCACTCATATTTATCAGATAAAGCCATTGGCGTAATTTGTGGCTTAGGTGCAAAGGGTTATTCCTTCGCACTCGATTACGCTATCGAAAAAATTCAATCTTCTAACTAATTTAAACACATTAGGAATGCTCACTCATGGATATCCGTAAAATCAAGAAACTCATCGATTTGATGATTGAATCTGACTTACAAGCGATTGAAGTTAAGGAAGGCGACCAATCCATCTCATTAACTCGTCCTACCCCTGTTTATGCAGCAACGGCTGTAGCAGCGGCTCCAACAGCTACTGCTCCAGCACCAGCAGCAAAAACACCACGTGGTGCAGTTGAATCATCACCAATGGTTGGTGTGTTCTATGCAGCGCCAAGCCCTGGTGAAGCACCATTTGTAAATGTAGGTCAAACAGTTTCTGCGGGTGAAACACTAGGGATCATTGAAGCAATGAAAATCATGAACCCGATTGAAGCAACTAAGAGCGGTGTTATTGAAGAAATTCTAGTGAAAAATGGTGAAGTGATCCAATTCGGTCAACCACTTTTCCGCTACCGTGCTTAATCAGTTTGGGGATTCCTATGTTGCAAAAAGTATTGATTGCAAACCGTGGCGAAATCGCTTTACGAATTACTCGGGCTTGTAAAACTCTTGGCATTAAAACAGTTGGTATCTATTCAGATGCTGATAAAGACTTAATGCACTTACGCTTCGTTGATGAAGCAGTGTGTATCGGACCGGGTGCAAGTAGTGAAAGCTATTTAAATATTCCTGCAATTATTACTGCTGCAGAAATCACAGGTGCGGATGCAATCCATCCTGGTTATGGTTTCTTGTCCGAGAATGCGGAATTTGCTGAAATTGTAGAAAGTTCTGGCTTTATTTTTATTGGCCCTCGCCCTGAACATATTCGCCTTATGGGGAATAAAGTATCAGCGATTATTGCCATGAAAAAATCAGGTGTACCAACGGTACCTGGCTGTGACCATGCCGTAACGATTAATAATGCGCTTGCTGAAGCAAAAGAAATTGGCTTTCCATTGATTGTCAAAGCTGCTTCTGGTGGTGGCGGTCGTGGTATGCGTATTGTAGAACGCGTCGACACCCTACTTGAATCTGTTCAAGCAGCTCAACGCGATGCTGAAATGTGGTTCGGTGACGATACCGTTTATATGGAACGTTTCTTACAGAAGCCTCGCCATGTTGAAGTACAGGTGCTCGGTGATGGTAATGGTCATGCAATTCACCTCTATGATCGTGACTGTTCTTTACAACGTCGCCATCAAAAGGTATTAGAAGAAGCACCTGCCCCAAACCTACCTGAACAAGCACGTGCAGATATTCTAGAAGCATGTGTCAATGCATGTAAGTTAATGCAGTATCGTGGTGCAGGGACATTTGAATTCTTATTTGAAGATGGTGAATTCTTCTTCATTGAAATGAATACCCGTGTGCAAGTTGAGCATCCTGTCACTGAAATGGTGACTGGGGTTGATATCATTGAACAGCAACTTCGTATTGCGGCTGGTTTAGGTCTTGAGCTTGAACAAGAGCAAATTGAAGTTAAAGGCCATGCGATTGAATGCCGTATCAATGCAGAAGATCCAACTACTTTCTTGCCATCTCCAGGTAAAATTGAAAGTTTCTATGCCCCAGGTGGTGCAGGTATCCGTTTGGATTCACACATCTATCAGGGCTATAACATCCCGCCTTACTATGACTCAATGATTGCAAAATTGATTTCTCATGGTAAAGACCGTGAAACATCGTTAGCGCGCATGCGCCAAGCTTTAGACGAAATGATTTTAACTGGTGTTAAAACCAATATTCCTTTGCATAAAGATCTCATTTTGCAGGATAAAAAGTTCTGTGGACAAGCAATGGATATTCATTATCTGGAAAAACATTTATTGAAACAGCTTGAACCACAAGCTGAAAAAGCCTAAATAAAAAAGCCTCTTACTCAAGAGGCTTTTTTATGTCTAACTCAATCTTATATCAAGGTAAAACACGACGTAAGGTCGCAAAACACTTATCACCTTTCTCACTGGCACAAAAATCGATAGTCGAATCATTCGCCCATTTCACAAAATATTGAGAAACTTCACCCGTTTGATCTTGCTTTTGGCCAGAACAATCCGCTTCATTGTTATCATATTTGATTTGTAAAATCAGCGCTGGTAAACGCTCTTTATGATCTTCGGAAGGTTGGTAGTCATATAAACCATACGACCACTCTTGCCCGCTTTTAATCACCACATCACTAGAGCCACGGAAATTATAATACTCCACACATTTTTTATTATTGGGAATTTCCATTCCCCATAGCCCCATAATTTCAGGTCTTGTGGTCACACGAATTGCATTCGCTTTTGCTATTTGTTGCGGTGTTACCTTTGCTTTGTCATTTACGACCGTCTCTGCCATAGTCCATGTTGAGCAAGCCCATAATAATCCAATAATATAAATATTTTTCATAGATTTAATTAAGTCGTCATCTAAAACGGTCATAGGCTTAAATTAGCATATTTTTTGATAAAAACATGCATTCATAACCATATAAACACAATATTTTTACCATGTAATTTAATTGCTTGTTATGGCATTTTTTCAGGTATGCTATTTTGCGATTTGTGCTTAATTATTTACTTTATAAAGATTTTTGCTTTAGGGATAAAAGCCATGAAATTTTCAGAATATGTACAGTACGATGGTTTGGGGTTAGCCAAGTTAGTCCAAAACAAAGAGGTTCAGCCTTCAGAGCTACTTGAAATTGCATTAGAACGGAGCAATCAGGTTAATCCAAAGCTAAATGCCATCATTATTCCAATGTATGAGCAAGCGAAACAACGTGCTCAACAAACACTATCAGGTCCATTTGCAGGTGTTCCATTTCTCGTCAAAGATTTATTTCAAGAATATCAAGGCGTGCCTACCTCTTATGGTAGCCAAGCATTAAAGAAAATCAATTACACGCCAGATTTTAATGCTGAAATTGTCAATCGCTGGGAACAAACTGGTATTGTCACTTTTGGACGAACCAACACACCTGAATTTGGCATTAAAGGGATTACTGAGCCTGATGCTTGGGGGACCTGTCGTAATCCTTGGAATTTAAAGCATAACAGCGGTGGGTCTTCTGGTGGTGCTGCTTCGGCAGTTGCAGGCGGATTAGTCCCTATTGCAGGTGCTGGTGATGGC
This window harbors:
- a CDS encoding MFS transporter, which translates into the protein MAMSLDLSAKKATSIKLFNFSAPAMRAFHMSWLAFFVCFFAWFACAPLMPVIAGEFHLTKDQIANINIAAVAITILVRLMVGPLCDKYGPRKTYTALLLLGSIPVFGVAAANSYESFLFFRLLIGAIGASFVITQYHTSIMFAPNVVGTANAASAGWGNAGGGATQALMPLLLSALVMFGVEQAMGWRIALLVPGVMMLIVGVLYWKLTQDCPQGDFKELRAQGIVVGSDKKGGLAILMHAARNYRVWILFCSYAACFGIEIFMHNIIAMYYVEHFNFGLKEAGLAAGVFGLLALFARALGGIVSDKVALKKGLDGRTKILFLLILGEGLFLMLFAHMNSAVFAILSMTIFALFTHMACGATYALVPFIDREALGGVAGIIGAGGNVGAVAAGFLLKGMVDFQTCLMVLGGLVVIAASSVMLIRFSVEHKQKEQQLFEQAMLERSSEQSSAA
- a CDS encoding ANTAR domain-containing protein, with the protein product MPKLKIALIDDDQARAEYIKTCLIEHDFDVVACFTLDHLNIFKLEHLQADVILLDMDHPHRDVIESCVSNFDLPTVLFTKNTDKDMIKQAIDAGITAYIVDGIDPSRLHTILDISIEQYKKHKKLECDLKDAKTKLADRKDVEKAKVLLMQLHGLTEDTAFQLLRKNAMSHRMTIGEMARRLLDAQQLLNNQLKDE
- a CDS encoding ABC transporter substrate-binding protein, coding for MSHLVELAKVEKTELQLGYIPLLDCVALLWAKQRGFFEEVGLNVNLVKEASWASLRDRLAFGLLDAAHCLSAMLPAAAVGTDQIGIPLQTPLVLSENRAFISLSQKLCYALDIQKHDSAESSAQKLTDYIHQHQNVSLAHVFQHSIHHYCLREWLALADPRLAQTIQMKTLPPPYMVEAISNHLIDGFCVGEPWNTQAELQGLSRIVCSSQHIIPNVADKVLAVTQEWAQQHPHSLIALTSAILKAQQELRQLEDFAPVWQLLIEFDVIQFHCSPDVHVEKYYTIQNIIRNFVQNSAEPKAQDFEWLFQQMHKWNTVEFEQDTYLIQAQNCLLLEVHKAAANKL
- the aroQ gene encoding type II 3-dehydroquinate dehydratase, producing the protein MSSTILVIHGPNLNLLGKREPEVYGYLTLDDINQQLTAQAKQASLTLDSFQSNWEGAIVDRIHQAQNEGVKFIIINPAALTHTSVALRDALLGVAIPFIEVHLSNVHARESFRHHSYLSDKAIGVICGLGAKGYSFALDYAIEKIQSSN
- the accB gene encoding acetyl-CoA carboxylase biotin carboxyl carrier protein; its protein translation is MDIRKIKKLIDLMIESDLQAIEVKEGDQSISLTRPTPVYAATAVAAAPTATAPAPAAKTPRGAVESSPMVGVFYAAPSPGEAPFVNVGQTVSAGETLGIIEAMKIMNPIEATKSGVIEEILVKNGEVIQFGQPLFRYRA
- the accC gene encoding acetyl-CoA carboxylase biotin carboxylase subunit: MLQKVLIANRGEIALRITRACKTLGIKTVGIYSDADKDLMHLRFVDEAVCIGPGASSESYLNIPAIITAAEITGADAIHPGYGFLSENAEFAEIVESSGFIFIGPRPEHIRLMGNKVSAIIAMKKSGVPTVPGCDHAVTINNALAEAKEIGFPLIVKAASGGGGRGMRIVERVDTLLESVQAAQRDAEMWFGDDTVYMERFLQKPRHVEVQVLGDGNGHAIHLYDRDCSLQRRHQKVLEEAPAPNLPEQARADILEACVNACKLMQYRGAGTFEFLFEDGEFFFIEMNTRVQVEHPVTEMVTGVDIIEQQLRIAAGLGLELEQEQIEVKGHAIECRINAEDPTTFLPSPGKIESFYAPGGAGIRLDSHIYQGYNIPPYYDSMIAKLISHGKDRETSLARMRQALDEMILTGVKTNIPLHKDLILQDKKFCGQAMDIHYLEKHLLKQLEPQAEKA